In one window of Aquimarina spinulae DNA:
- a CDS encoding sensor histidine kinase translates to MVEKILKKRWYYHCLIWVLAILVIFAFWSSENTDILEKILDTTTIIIPSIILTYLLFFFQDYFFPKKQYIYFSIVAITLTIIIGYCAAYFGAYLYGEGAEVDIRQWIQNIFIITFIVIMSRIAKRGIISQLELQKLQVDKLKMEIHVLKAQLNPHFLFNTINNICGVNQVDSEKSTEMLINLAELLRYHLEFSTAQRIPVRKEIQLIEAFIELEKMRLRDNCSVEFKRPKTDIKTSIAPLLLLPFVENAFKHGTHTSLPSFINIKLFYDQFKLELIIENSLFKNQKVSKNYIGQINTIKRLQLIYPDRHELMIEEKDKTYRVYLNINL, encoded by the coding sequence ATGGTAGAAAAAATACTAAAAAAGCGATGGTATTATCACTGTTTAATTTGGGTGCTCGCTATACTCGTGATTTTTGCTTTTTGGTCTTCAGAAAATACAGACATACTAGAAAAGATTCTGGATACAACTACGATTATTATCCCTTCTATTATCCTAACGTATCTTCTGTTCTTTTTTCAAGATTATTTTTTTCCTAAAAAACAGTATATCTATTTTAGTATTGTTGCTATTACACTTACTATAATTATAGGATATTGTGCCGCATATTTTGGTGCTTATTTATACGGTGAAGGAGCTGAAGTAGATATTAGACAATGGATCCAAAATATATTTATAATAACCTTTATTGTTATAATGTCTCGAATAGCAAAGAGAGGTATTATAAGCCAATTAGAACTCCAAAAACTTCAGGTAGATAAGCTGAAAATGGAAATCCATGTATTGAAAGCTCAACTCAACCCTCATTTTTTGTTTAATACTATCAATAATATTTGCGGTGTTAATCAGGTTGATTCAGAGAAAAGTACCGAAATGCTTATTAACTTAGCTGAATTGCTTAGATATCATTTAGAATTTTCAACTGCTCAGAGAATTCCGGTTCGTAAAGAAATTCAGTTAATAGAAGCTTTTATAGAATTAGAGAAGATGAGATTACGAGATAATTGTTCGGTAGAGTTTAAGCGACCTAAAACAGATATTAAAACTTCTATAGCACCGCTTCTTCTTTTGCCTTTTGTCGAAAATGCATTTAAACACGGAACTCATACCTCACTTCCTAGTTTTATAAATATTAAGCTGTTTTATGACCAATTTAAGCTTGAGTTAATTATAGAAAATAGTCTGTTCAAAAATCAAAAAGTGTCTAAAAATTATATCGGACAAATAAATACCATAAAGCGTTTGCAACTT
- a CDS encoding S41 family peptidase has translation MSSKKKYILLILNLLISLTLLGQTQFKQLSQSEKLDDFNYLYSELRASYPYFGINKRVHNLDWLSNKRKYSKQIKETKNNKEFFKVLNGVFNDLNNGHTDAYPTIIYNYFYDAYKQGVAQDSIYSVYVEELEKSDVIRSAYWKKINRELFFPERNNNANKNNINEIKTDTETPKNVEIDFIDSLSTAIINVKSFSYDYVEKDADTLKHFFNKAYNYKNLIIDIQGNDGGSTEYWLQNMIPYLIDDTITYPIVYGFKNCDRLKKFKPNYFENTIAYEEIGLPNMPKELKDGSYLFRREHITIDPVSNKRKYSGKIYLLVDGKVFSSSEALAYFCKATNFATVAGEKTSGDGVGTDPLLLTLPNSGIVIRFTGEMGLNPDGSANDETKTVPDLIIKAFSEKERRKKLLNYIKHKE, from the coding sequence ATGTCAAGTAAAAAAAAGTATATACTTCTTATTTTAAACCTATTAATTAGTCTAACATTATTAGGGCAAACACAATTTAAACAACTATCTCAATCTGAAAAATTAGATGATTTCAACTATTTATATAGCGAACTTCGGGCTTCTTATCCTTATTTTGGAATCAATAAAAGAGTACATAATCTCGATTGGCTTTCAAATAAAAGGAAGTATAGCAAACAAATAAAGGAAACAAAGAATAACAAAGAGTTTTTTAAAGTTCTTAATGGAGTTTTTAATGATTTAAATAATGGCCATACAGATGCTTACCCAACAATAATTTATAACTATTTTTATGATGCATATAAACAAGGAGTAGCTCAAGATTCTATATATTCAGTTTATGTAGAAGAATTAGAAAAATCAGATGTTATTCGTTCTGCATACTGGAAAAAGATTAATCGCGAACTTTTCTTTCCAGAACGTAACAATAATGCTAATAAGAACAACATTAACGAAATCAAGACAGATACAGAAACGCCTAAAAATGTTGAAATCGATTTTATAGATTCATTATCAACTGCAATTATCAATGTAAAATCATTTAGCTATGATTATGTAGAGAAAGATGCTGATACATTAAAGCATTTTTTTAACAAAGCATATAATTATAAAAACCTAATAATAGATATACAAGGTAATGATGGTGGTAGTACAGAATATTGGTTGCAAAATATGATTCCCTATTTAATTGATGATACCATTACCTACCCTATAGTCTATGGTTTTAAGAATTGTGATAGGTTAAAAAAATTTAAACCAAACTATTTTGAAAATACTATCGCTTATGAAGAAATTGGATTACCCAATATGCCAAAAGAATTAAAAGATGGTAGTTATTTATTTAGAAGAGAACATATAACAATAGATCCTGTTTCTAACAAAAGAAAATATTCGGGTAAGATTTATCTTTTGGTAGATGGTAAAGTATTTTCTAGTTCAGAAGCATTGGCATATTTCTGTAAGGCAACTAACTTTGCAACTGTTGCTGGGGAAAAAACAAGTGGAGATGGAGTCGGGACAGACCCATTACTATTAACGCTTCCTAATAGTGGAATTGTTATTAGATTTACCGGAGAAATGGGATTAAACCCTGATGGAAGCGCTAATGATGAAACAAAAACAGTTCCTGATCTAATTATAAAAGCTTTTAGTGAGAAGGAAAGACGAAAAAAACTTCTTAATTACATTAAGCATAAAGAATAA
- a CDS encoding AraC family transcriptional regulator translates to MQTEINKTRREYIKRISYVLDFIEKNLDTNLSLERLSQKAHYSSYHFHRVFSTIIGENLNQYINRKRIERIASILLVDANKPIKELAYNYGFNSESSFSRAFKKYYGVSPTRFTTQGKNILSKIGIEPFTTEKYICSIDNIKKWIEMNAQITVKELQEIKLAGIMHIGEFDKIGNMYQKLIEWGSKKEMFPISDFKAITIYHDNPSVTHTSKVRYSACVTINREFKAEGEIRPLVIQKGNYAVGNFEIEAKDFSKAWKTMSLWVLDNDYRFRDGDYFEVYLNDHKTHPEQKFIVDICIPIEKHGKNIKTSGKEDLSNHSRSAKQDQVQLDYHQLIGYMKKLRTFFHREYATVFRLGTIYQGNPDFSYFSLTTEELKKQKLKFVIIFNHKMMCFTICLSGQNKSIRKKYWEMFKGSSWNTYHLAESINDSLLIIDHKIVEKPNFDNTNILTKQIETESLKFINEIREILEG, encoded by the coding sequence ATGCAAACCGAAATAAACAAAACAAGACGAGAATATATTAAACGAATTAGTTATGTGTTGGATTTCATAGAAAAGAATCTCGATACAAACTTATCACTCGAACGGCTATCCCAAAAAGCTCATTATTCATCGTATCATTTTCATAGAGTTTTTTCAACAATTATTGGTGAAAATTTAAATCAATATATTAATAGAAAACGAATAGAACGTATTGCTTCGATCCTGCTTGTCGACGCTAATAAACCTATAAAGGAACTTGCCTACAACTATGGTTTTAATAGTGAAAGTTCATTTTCAAGAGCATTTAAAAAGTATTACGGAGTTAGCCCTACCAGGTTTACAACCCAGGGAAAAAATATACTTAGCAAGATTGGTATAGAACCTTTTACAACCGAAAAATACATTTGTAGCATTGATAACATTAAAAAATGGATTGAAATGAATGCACAAATAACCGTAAAAGAACTACAAGAAATAAAACTTGCTGGCATAATGCATATAGGAGAGTTTGATAAAATTGGCAATATGTACCAGAAATTGATAGAATGGGGGAGCAAAAAAGAAATGTTTCCAATCTCAGATTTTAAAGCTATTACCATTTATCATGATAATCCAAGCGTTACCCATACTTCAAAAGTAAGGTATAGTGCATGTGTAACAATTAATAGAGAATTTAAAGCCGAAGGAGAAATTAGACCTCTTGTGATCCAAAAAGGGAACTACGCCGTTGGAAATTTTGAGATTGAAGCAAAAGATTTCTCAAAAGCATGGAAAACTATGTCTTTATGGGTACTAGATAACGATTATAGGTTTAGAGATGGAGATTATTTTGAAGTGTACCTTAACGATCATAAAACGCATCCTGAACAAAAATTTATAGTAGATATATGTATTCCTATCGAAAAACATGGTAAAAATATCAAGACATCTGGCAAAGAGGATCTTTCTAATCACAGCAGATCAGCCAAGCAAGATCAGGTACAATTAGATTATCACCAACTTATAGGGTACATGAAAAAATTAAGAACTTTTTTTCATAGAGAATATGCTACGGTCTTTAGATTAGGGACCATTTATCAAGGTAATCCAGATTTTTCCTATTTTTCTTTAACTACCGAGGAGTTAAAAAAACAAAAATTGAAATTTGTTATCATCTTTAATCATAAAATGATGTGTTTTACAATATGCTTATCTGGTCAAAATAAAAGTATCCGAAAAAAGTATTGGGAGATGTTTAAAGGTAGTAGCTGGAATACCTATCATCTAGCAGAATCAATTAATGACAGTCTTTTGATTATCGATCATAAAATAGTGGAAAAGCCTAATTTTGACAATACCAATATTTTAACAAAACAAATTGAAACTGAATCCTTAAAATTTATAAACGAAATCAGAGAGATTCTCGAAGGATAA
- a CDS encoding DinB family protein, with product MKYTPEAGFPYYYDLVKDMNYRSLFASSSTIIFLNSISEEKAVYRYAPTKWSIKQIVGHITDHERIKIFRAFLMSRNESIELWGYDQNLLVNNSRFEELTLKQLITDFVNVRNASASFIETLSENQLLIKGMARQYEITLEDFLKSIIGHEKHHINSIKERYI from the coding sequence ATGAAATATACTCCCGAAGCTGGATTCCCATATTATTATGACCTTGTAAAGGATATGAATTATCGATCACTCTTTGCTTCGTCATCAACAATTATATTCCTAAATTCTATCAGTGAAGAAAAAGCTGTTTATCGCTATGCTCCTACTAAATGGAGTATTAAACAAATTGTTGGACATATAACTGATCATGAAAGGATAAAAATATTTCGAGCATTTTTAATGAGCAGGAATGAATCAATAGAACTATGGGGCTATGATCAAAATCTGTTAGTAAATAATAGTCGTTTTGAAGAACTAACTCTGAAACAATTAATAACTGACTTTGTTAATGTACGGAATGCATCTGCTAGTTTTATTGAGACATTGTCTGAAAATCAATTACTAATAAAAGGTATGGCTAGACAATATGAAATTACTCTTGAAGACTTTCTAAAATCTATTATTGGTCATGAAAAGCATCATATAAATAGTATTAAAGAAAGATACATTTAA
- a CDS encoding helix-turn-helix domain-containing protein translates to MPIDNIPELYINTPKLKPDLFVYDFKMTEDTIKTKVNLNMHMFSFLQVGKKQVHFAGTSVTVNKDQSLLLKKGNWIWTELLDTDAIYYCKLLFFSEKILEDFLEKHIQHQQIVKEEVPYFAIRNDAYITSYLNSLSTISDAPTVFIENLLSVKFEEIMLYLIHKYGKKFELYLKSLIVKETSPFKKIVESKIHSNLKLEEIAFLCNMSLSTFKRHFISEYKTSPGKWLQDKRLQKAKETLELGKLTPSDIYLDFGYNNLSNFSIAFKNKFGVSPKEISK, encoded by the coding sequence ATGCCAATAGACAACATACCAGAATTATATATTAATACCCCTAAACTCAAACCAGATCTTTTTGTTTACGACTTTAAAATGACCGAAGATACTATTAAAACTAAGGTCAATTTAAATATGCACATGTTTAGTTTCTTACAAGTTGGAAAAAAGCAAGTGCACTTTGCAGGAACATCAGTTACTGTAAATAAAGATCAATCACTACTTCTTAAAAAAGGAAATTGGATTTGGACAGAATTATTAGATACAGATGCTATTTATTATTGTAAACTTTTATTTTTTTCTGAAAAAATACTTGAGGATTTTTTAGAAAAACACATTCAACACCAACAAATAGTAAAGGAAGAAGTACCATATTTTGCAATTAGGAATGATGCATACATAACTTCATATTTAAACTCATTATCAACAATTAGTGATGCACCAACAGTTTTTATAGAAAACCTACTTTCTGTAAAATTTGAAGAAATTATGCTGTACCTTATTCATAAATACGGAAAAAAGTTTGAGCTATATCTAAAATCATTAATAGTTAAGGAAACTTCTCCCTTTAAAAAAATTGTCGAAAGTAAAATACATTCGAATTTAAAACTAGAAGAAATTGCATTTTTATGTAATATGAGTTTATCGACTTTCAAACGTCATTTTATTAGTGAATATAAAACATCTCCCGGAAAATGGCTACAAGACAAGAGACTTCAAAAAGCAAAAGAAACGTTAGAACTAGGCAAACTAACACCATCAGACATATATCTTGATTTTGGGTATAATAATCTTTCAAACTTCAGCATAGCTTTCAAAAATAAATTTGGGGTCAGCCCCAAAGAAATTTCTAAATGA
- a CDS encoding GlcG/HbpS family heme-binding protein: protein MNITLSQAEKIISVAKEKSIAIDTKMNIAIVDAGANLVAFARMDGAWLGSLDISIKKAKTARYFDMNTGIIGELSQPGGALYNIEHSNNGLITFPGGVPIKNAAGEIIGAIGVSGSSVENDHAVAEAGASAI, encoded by the coding sequence ATGAATATTACATTGTCACAGGCTGAAAAAATCATTTCAGTAGCAAAAGAAAAATCTATAGCAATAGATACAAAAATGAATATTGCAATTGTAGATGCAGGAGCAAACTTAGTAGCATTTGCTCGTATGGATGGAGCTTGGTTAGGTTCTTTAGACATATCAATCAAAAAAGCAAAGACAGCCCGTTATTTTGATATGAATACGGGAATCATTGGAGAATTATCTCAACCTGGAGGTGCTTTGTACAACATCGAACATTCTAATAACGGTTTAATTACTTTTCCTGGAGGTGTACCAATTAAAAACGCGGCCGGTGAAATTATTGGTGCTATTGGGGTAAGTGGAAGTTCTGTTGAGAATGACCATGCAGTTGCAGAAGCTGGAGCATCAGCAATCTAA
- a CDS encoding MBL fold metallo-hydrolase: MIKIHHLNCVQIESPMGSAIGHCLLLEGINQLVLIDSGIGLSETKDPEKKLGKELIELTGFKFDEKRTAIAQIQKLGFCPEKIKDCIVSHLDPDHIGGLADFPDMKIHIAKEEYESFKSGNERYLPQQLAHNPEIKLYEKSNSKWFGLPARKVDLDFETEIYLIPLFGHTLGHCGVTFKENEKWIFYVGDAYYLRDEISDLNHPVDELARIRAVDNEMRKESLQKIREIVKKHGKEIEYFGYHDPTEFQATKENLADNDVYY; encoded by the coding sequence ATGATCAAAATTCATCATTTAAACTGTGTTCAAATCGAATCACCAATGGGATCTGCAATTGGGCATTGTTTACTCCTTGAGGGAATAAACCAATTAGTGCTAATTGATTCTGGGATTGGATTATCAGAGACCAAAGACCCTGAAAAAAAACTTGGAAAGGAATTGATAGAGCTTACAGGTTTTAAATTTGACGAAAAACGTACTGCCATAGCACAAATACAAAAGTTAGGATTTTGTCCTGAAAAAATTAAAGATTGTATCGTTTCTCATCTTGATCCCGATCACATTGGGGGGCTTGCCGATTTTCCTGATATGAAAATTCATATTGCTAAAGAAGAGTACGAAAGTTTTAAAAGTGGAAACGAAAGGTATCTTCCCCAACAATTGGCACATAATCCGGAAATAAAATTGTACGAAAAAAGTAATAGCAAATGGTTTGGACTCCCTGCCCGAAAAGTTGATTTAGATTTTGAAACCGAAATTTACTTAATCCCTTTGTTTGGCCATACACTAGGACATTGCGGAGTAACATTTAAAGAAAACGAAAAGTGGATTTTTTATGTAGGAGATGCGTATTACCTGAGAGATGAGATATCTGATTTGAATCATCCCGTAGATGAATTAGCACGGATAAGAGCTGTCGATAATGAAATGAGAAAAGAAAGCCTTCAAAAAATAAGGGAAATAGTGAAAAAACATGGAAAAGAAATTGAATATTTTGGTTATCATGATCCTACAGAGTTTCAGGCAACTAAAGAAAACTTAGCAGATAACGATGTTTATTATTAA
- a CDS encoding MarR family winged helix-turn-helix transcriptional regulator produces the protein MKVNTPTTTTLYSIEQAIKAYRRLCNRNISKVIEDITVDQALILIILNDNSSLTQMEIGDLVFKDYASITRILNLMEKKGYIKKGINNKDKRRSSLEITTKGKETLTILSPTIQLNRNTALRNITEDELNQLYTILNKITINCNQ, from the coding sequence ATGAAAGTTAATACTCCCACAACCACTACATTATATTCTATTGAACAAGCCATTAAAGCTTATAGAAGACTGTGCAACAGAAATATTTCGAAAGTCATTGAAGACATCACGGTTGATCAAGCTTTAATCCTAATTATTTTAAATGACAATAGCAGTTTAACCCAAATGGAAATCGGTGATTTAGTCTTTAAAGATTATGCTTCTATTACAAGGATTTTAAATTTGATGGAGAAAAAAGGGTACATTAAAAAAGGAATCAACAATAAAGACAAAAGACGTTCATCACTTGAAATTACAACTAAAGGAAAAGAAACATTAACTATTTTAAGTCCAACCATACAACTTAACAGAAATACCGCCCTTAGGAATATCACAGAGGATGAGTTGAACCAATTATATACAATACTTAATAAAATAACAATCAACTGTAATCAATAA
- a CDS encoding serine hydrolase, translated as MKKIILFTITFILLSCKQENKTISKDFDTIGITKYLDSLDGFSGAVLIAKNDSIVVKKAYGFAHLGHKIPNNIDTKFSYASIGKSFTSVSIFQLIQARKLSLDDTVGKFIPNYPNQIVRDSVTIRLLLTHRSGIPNYFASEELKKTSKDLYRSMQDLAPLYENKPMESMPNETFSYRNTNYILLARIIEIVSQLSYEQYIKKNIFSIAKMSNSGLYDIDHPIENAAEGYTLSDIYPNKLKKNTFMGTVRGSAAGGGYTTIEDLYRFTYAFRKNKLLDIKHTNLMKTQKSDEEWYGYGMQFPGLVDSKMYGHSGGHFGVGSEWRIYEKQNYTVIILTNKDADQGFLDARFYIQKTLAGSTPMTDSYFYTKKVVRNCFEKSFEYAKNMIKDTAEKLSERDLNSKGYEMIKRGYYKKAIQLFKLEVYAFPKSYDAYDSLGEAYMKNGDTEKAITSYEKSLKLNPKNENAKEKLKVLSENNI; from the coding sequence ATGAAAAAGATAATTCTATTTACTATTACTTTTATTCTACTCTCTTGTAAACAAGAAAACAAAACAATATCAAAAGATTTTGACACTATAGGAATAACAAAATATCTCGATTCTTTAGATGGATTTAGCGGAGCTGTTTTAATAGCAAAAAATGATAGCATAGTAGTAAAGAAAGCATATGGTTTTGCTCATTTAGGTCATAAAATACCGAACAATATAGATACAAAATTTTCGTATGCTTCTATTGGAAAATCATTTACATCTGTATCAATTTTTCAGTTAATCCAGGCTAGAAAGCTTTCTCTTGATGATACTGTAGGTAAATTTATTCCTAACTATCCAAATCAAATTGTAAGAGATTCTGTTACAATTAGGCTTCTGCTAACTCATAGAAGTGGTATACCTAACTATTTTGCTTCTGAAGAACTAAAAAAAACATCTAAAGATTTATATCGAAGCATGCAAGATTTGGCTCCATTATATGAAAACAAACCGATGGAGTCGATGCCTAATGAAACATTTTCTTATAGGAACACAAATTATATTTTACTTGCCAGAATTATAGAAATAGTTTCACAGCTATCGTATGAACAGTACATAAAAAAGAATATATTTTCTATTGCTAAAATGTCTAATTCTGGGCTTTATGATATTGATCATCCTATAGAAAATGCAGCAGAAGGTTATACTTTATCTGATATATACCCAAATAAGTTAAAAAAAAATACTTTCATGGGTACTGTTAGAGGAAGCGCTGCAGGTGGTGGTTATACAACTATTGAAGACTTATATAGATTTACCTACGCCTTTAGGAAAAACAAATTATTAGATATAAAGCATACTAACCTAATGAAAACTCAAAAATCTGATGAGGAGTGGTATGGCTATGGTATGCAATTTCCTGGTTTAGTTGATTCAAAAATGTATGGTCATAGTGGAGGGCATTTTGGAGTAGGAAGTGAATGGCGAATTTATGAGAAGCAAAATTATACGGTTATCATTTTAACAAATAAAGATGCAGATCAAGGTTTTTTAGACGCTCGATTCTATATACAAAAAACTCTTGCCGGATCAACACCAATGACCGATAGTTATTTTTATACAAAAAAAGTTGTACGTAATTGTTTTGAAAAGAGTTTTGAATACGCAAAAAATATGATTAAAGATACAGCAGAAAAGTTATCTGAAAGGGATTTAAATTCCAAAGGTTATGAAATGATAAAAAGAGGTTATTACAAGAAAGCAATTCAGCTTTTTAAACTAGAAGTATATGCTTTTCCTAAATCATATGATGCCTATGATTCTCTTGGTGAAGCTTATATGAAAAATGGAGATACAGAAAAAGCCATAACAAGCTATGAAAAAAGCTTGAAACTGAATCCCAAAAACGAAAACGCAAAAGAAAAACTAAAAGTATTATCAGAAAATAACATCTAA
- a CDS encoding DUF1697 domain-containing protein, producing MNTYVAFLRGINVSGHHKVPMADLRKEIEKLNFEKVITILNSGNIIFDSAKDDVKSLEKMVSDHLEKTFGFPIPTIIRKSETIYHLLDKDPFKDILLTKDIRLYVSFLKEDVKTDLQLPWTNDNNAFKIIDKIDKTIISVLDLSVTKTPKGMEALERYFGKQITTRNWNTIKRIEKKLEINS from the coding sequence ATGAATACATATGTTGCTTTTCTACGAGGAATTAATGTAAGTGGTCATCACAAAGTTCCTATGGCCGACCTTCGCAAAGAAATAGAAAAACTGAATTTCGAAAAAGTGATTACAATTCTTAACTCGGGAAATATAATATTTGACTCGGCAAAAGATGATGTAAAGAGTCTTGAAAAAATGGTATCTGATCATTTAGAAAAAACCTTTGGTTTTCCTATCCCTACTATCATAAGAAAATCTGAAACAATCTATCATTTATTAGATAAAGATCCTTTTAAGGATATATTATTAACGAAAGACATTCGATTGTATGTTTCATTCCTGAAGGAAGATGTTAAAACCGATTTGCAGTTACCATGGACAAATGATAATAATGCTTTCAAAATTATTGATAAGATCGACAAAACAATAATAAGTGTCTTAGATCTTTCGGTAACCAAGACACCAAAAGGAATGGAAGCCCTCGAACGATATTTTGGCAAACAGATCACAACTCGTAACTGGAATACTATCAAACGAATAGAAAAAAAACTTGAAATTAATTCTTAA
- a CDS encoding SRPBCC family protein encodes MKHKGYIEIDQSLHKVAELFANPDNLKEYQDGFIRKELISGENGKVGAVSKMYYKHGKHDMELTETITKNELPHSFEASYHHKHMDNTMKCNFIALDDKKTKYEFEYEYTRINWVMPKLMAILFPSMYRKPAEKWLRQFKEFAERQ; translated from the coding sequence ATGAAACATAAAGGTTATATAGAGATTGATCAATCTTTACATAAAGTGGCTGAGCTTTTTGCGAACCCAGATAATCTTAAAGAATATCAGGATGGATTTATTAGAAAAGAGTTGATTAGTGGAGAAAACGGTAAAGTTGGCGCTGTTTCTAAAATGTATTACAAACACGGAAAACATGATATGGAGTTGACTGAAACAATTACCAAAAATGAACTCCCGCATTCATTTGAAGCCAGTTATCATCATAAACATATGGACAATACCATGAAATGTAATTTTATTGCCTTAGACGATAAAAAAACAAAATATGAATTCGAATACGAATACACTCGTATAAACTGGGTTATGCCAAAATTGATGGCTATTTTATTTCCGAGTATGTATCGAAAACCAGCAGAAAAATGGCTTAGACAATTTAAAGAGTTTGCTGAACGACAATAA